The Sorangiineae bacterium MSr11367 genome window below encodes:
- a CDS encoding DUF1549 domain-containing protein, which produces MQFVKFFALTATVSAATACVAGSSAGTPLPADDDPTQPVPEGPPRRDGGAPCDPALGAHCSNPIDQVLLPLFHDEKLRPRTASNAEICRRTAIDLLGRTPTLAELDACALRSVEETVDAFMHKSEYPVTQARWWSEIVSGKGRFGGSSPRANVDLDRLVRQLHDPDVPLAYDAFTLKAAIHPAFVKTVTFGGELDSDWTRSLFTTFLGRNARPDEVVGFAPIAAVWHGRYFQDGALWFENGVGKYGSFGFEIAADFCVCGSYRPCVSDTLGTPIDLGTVGCVYADHPYDEVNLVTLQEEGLPGTRNDTCPDGTRRIGCTDTEAFVDLSPLRRLPPASDAQRERLEQIGKALIARGDFWEAAADRELRRFVSWWQNGFVRPDYDLPAVRAVVARELRRTGSIPRVQKMILTSLLYDAPADAPSGTENAPSWSSGATKLLSGETWLDAAAMATFGTPIGYCDYRFLGRKYVDGAFLPVIRDRYVVSPQGAVKELANVDPALVTRVPSPIASRGFDRDAYLIAANELGGCMPGERRATSTSMRITLAQREIAQMLCAYGSEVLPPGFDPAGVSGASDLGAIATNLARRAWSRDPSLEERGQMIQDMKDCLSAGPDVGCGTVESAARMLCVSLLDSTNFALY; this is translated from the coding sequence ATGCAATTCGTCAAATTCTTTGCGTTGACTGCGACCGTTTCCGCCGCCACGGCATGCGTGGCAGGCAGCTCGGCGGGTACCCCGCTGCCTGCCGACGACGATCCGACCCAGCCCGTCCCCGAGGGGCCTCCGCGCAGAGACGGTGGTGCCCCTTGCGATCCGGCGTTGGGTGCGCATTGCAGCAATCCCATCGACCAAGTGCTGCTGCCGCTCTTTCACGACGAAAAGCTGCGTCCGCGGACGGCATCCAACGCGGAAATCTGCCGGCGCACGGCCATCGATTTGCTCGGGCGCACTCCGACCTTGGCGGAACTCGACGCCTGTGCCTTGCGCAGCGTCGAGGAGACCGTGGATGCTTTCATGCATAAGTCCGAATACCCGGTAACGCAGGCACGTTGGTGGAGCGAGATCGTCTCCGGTAAGGGGCGGTTCGGGGGATCGTCGCCTCGAGCGAACGTGGATCTCGATCGCCTGGTGCGGCAGTTGCACGATCCGGATGTGCCACTGGCCTATGACGCGTTCACCCTGAAGGCGGCCATTCACCCCGCCTTCGTCAAGACGGTGACCTTCGGGGGGGAGCTCGATTCCGATTGGACACGTTCTCTGTTCACGACGTTTCTAGGTCGGAATGCGCGTCCCGATGAAGTCGTCGGGTTCGCGCCCATTGCCGCGGTATGGCACGGACGATACTTCCAAGACGGAGCCCTTTGGTTCGAGAATGGTGTTGGGAAGTACGGGTCCTTTGGCTTCGAAATCGCGGCCGACTTCTGCGTGTGCGGTTCGTACCGTCCGTGCGTGTCGGACACGCTGGGTACACCCATTGATTTGGGAACCGTCGGCTGCGTTTACGCCGACCATCCCTACGACGAGGTCAATCTCGTGACGCTTCAGGAAGAGGGGTTGCCTGGCACGCGCAACGACACGTGTCCCGACGGAACGCGTCGTATCGGGTGTACGGATACGGAGGCCTTCGTGGATCTATCGCCCTTGAGGAGGCTCCCTCCCGCCTCGGACGCGCAGCGCGAGCGGCTGGAACAAATCGGCAAAGCCCTGATCGCGCGCGGAGATTTCTGGGAAGCCGCGGCCGATCGAGAGCTTCGGCGGTTCGTTTCGTGGTGGCAAAATGGCTTCGTTCGTCCGGATTACGACCTGCCCGCCGTGCGTGCCGTGGTGGCGCGTGAGCTCCGGCGCACGGGGAGCATCCCGCGCGTTCAAAAGATGATTCTTACGAGCCTGCTCTACGACGCCCCCGCCGATGCTCCCTCCGGCACCGAGAACGCTCCGTCATGGTCCTCCGGTGCCACCAAGCTTCTTTCCGGTGAGACGTGGCTCGACGCCGCGGCCATGGCAACGTTTGGCACGCCAATTGGATACTGCGACTATCGATTCCTCGGCCGCAAATACGTCGATGGCGCCTTCCTCCCCGTCATTCGCGATCGGTACGTGGTGTCCCCACAAGGTGCGGTGAAGGAGCTCGCAAATGTGGATCCCGCTCTGGTGACACGAGTTCCGTCCCCCATCGCGTCGCGCGGCTTCGACCGGGACGCATACTTGATCGCGGCGAACGAGCTCGGAGGCTGCATGCCGGGCGAGCGCCGGGCCACGAGTACGAGCATGCGCATCACACTCGCGCAGCGCGAAATTGCACAAATGCTATGTGCTTACGGTTCCGAGGTGCTTCCGCCTGGCTTCGATCCGGCCGGTGTTTCCGGAGCATCGGACCTCGGCGCGATTGCCACGAACCTGGCACGGCGTGCCTGGTCGCGAGATCCGTCCCTGGAGGAGCGCGGGCAGATGATCCAGGATATGAAGGACTGCCTCTCCGCAGGTCCGGATGTCGGCTGCGGGACCGTCGAGTCGGCGGCCCGTATGCTATGCGTCAGCCTCCTCGACTCGACGAATTTCGCACTCTATTGA
- a CDS encoding DUF1501 domain-containing protein, which produces MDHGTDRRTMLRRTLLKGAIVGAGIACIPGFGAGREARAALPSGAPARRVLILNFTLGIRSSAAFYASSKKRYNPYGLIQGDLPFPVGAFLDDCIPSFGEAPVPDSAYLLPGAWNGLSVLRMRDFARAEGFSVVGSWDPGRGDHTRDESVCATGSAEPSGIGILSRIYAGLAGASSPTDAPGFHLHPRVPFGRAPHFLSEHTPIAVSGAKALPGSRPSPVDQNDVRARTGHDWSRDATWRTRFDRGIAARRSGSNGAAAATMEHLRASGATVGPALANWVNVANPNKHSEARGTVDISPDRSGHMVPLTNQMLFDAFTRAVDDPNQQSLIDAAVDLGMAVRLLQLGSRAVTVEIDGFDSHFQEFRTCRALYRAVGRFWPTIHFVLSRVADPLLPGKSLLDTTLVCTTSDFGRDPGSDETGFSAGEGTDHGNDPSCYYLAHACMGAGLRGGRVLSAPSTDDYRADKIAERYAPDQFLAMVLSAMGLDAANPNYGFPAVSDPIRRLFG; this is translated from the coding sequence ATGGATCATGGAACGGATCGAAGAACGATGTTGCGGCGCACGTTGCTCAAAGGTGCCATCGTTGGCGCGGGCATCGCGTGCATTCCTGGCTTCGGTGCGGGGCGCGAGGCGCGTGCGGCGCTGCCTTCGGGGGCCCCGGCCCGGCGCGTGCTCATTCTGAACTTCACGCTCGGAATTCGCTCCAGCGCGGCGTTCTATGCAAGCAGCAAGAAGAGATACAATCCGTATGGCTTGATCCAAGGCGACTTGCCCTTTCCCGTGGGGGCATTTCTCGATGATTGCATTCCCTCCTTCGGGGAGGCCCCCGTACCCGACTCGGCGTATCTGCTTCCCGGCGCCTGGAATGGCCTGTCCGTTCTCCGAATGCGCGACTTCGCCAGGGCAGAAGGATTCTCCGTCGTAGGCTCGTGGGATCCCGGCCGGGGTGACCACACCCGCGACGAGAGCGTCTGCGCCACCGGGTCCGCCGAACCCTCGGGCATTGGAATTCTCTCCCGCATCTATGCAGGGTTGGCCGGGGCGAGTTCGCCGACGGACGCTCCAGGCTTTCACCTGCATCCCAGGGTGCCCTTCGGGCGCGCACCGCACTTTCTCTCCGAGCATACGCCCATCGCCGTCAGTGGTGCGAAGGCTCTGCCCGGCTCGCGTCCGAGTCCCGTCGACCAGAACGACGTGCGCGCCCGCACCGGACATGATTGGTCGAGGGACGCGACGTGGCGTACCCGCTTCGATCGGGGCATCGCGGCGCGGCGGTCCGGTTCCAATGGGGCGGCGGCGGCGACCATGGAGCATCTGCGGGCCAGCGGTGCGACGGTCGGCCCTGCGCTTGCGAATTGGGTCAATGTCGCCAATCCGAACAAGCACTCCGAGGCGCGGGGCACGGTGGACATTTCACCCGATCGATCCGGGCACATGGTGCCGCTCACGAACCAGATGCTCTTCGATGCCTTCACGCGCGCCGTGGACGACCCGAATCAGCAATCGCTGATCGACGCCGCGGTGGATCTCGGAATGGCCGTGCGGCTCCTGCAGCTCGGAAGCCGCGCAGTCACCGTGGAGATCGACGGGTTCGACAGTCACTTCCAGGAGTTTCGCACCTGCCGCGCGCTGTATCGGGCGGTGGGGCGGTTCTGGCCGACCATCCATTTCGTTCTCTCGCGTGTGGCCGATCCGCTGCTGCCGGGCAAGTCGCTTTTGGATACGACGTTGGTTTGCACGACCAGCGATTTTGGCCGGGACCCGGGCTCCGATGAGACCGGATTCAGCGCCGGTGAAGGCACCGACCACGGCAATGACCCATCTTGCTATTACCTTGCCCACGCATGCATGGGCGCTGGCCTTCGCGGTGGACGCGTGCTCTCCGCACCGAGCACGGACGACTACCGCGCGGACAAAATTGCCGAGCGGTATGCGCCGGATCAATTCCTCGCCATGGTGCTCTCGGCCATGGGCCTCGACGCCGCCAATCCCAATTATGGATTTCCCGCGGTGAGTGATCCCATTCGACGGCTATTTGGATGA